Genomic window (Daucus carota subsp. sativus chromosome 5, DH1 v3.0, whole genome shotgun sequence):
ATGTTAGGGGCTGGAAACGCGCCCCTCCACTAATTCGAAGAACTGCTAACACACTCATTGTCCATGTACCTTCATATTTGGAAAATTATTAACACATTTCTGTTGTGGAAACGTGAAACTCTACTGATCTGAAAAACTTCTAGCACACTCCTGTCATGAACAAGGACAATACACCTTCACTATTCGAAAACCTGAAAAACTGCTAGCACATTCCTGTCATCGAAAAGGACAGTCCGTTTACTTTGGTGCATCTGTGGAAGGTACCCACCGACATTGACTCTTGGTGGCAAGTGAAACGAGAAATTGTGGAGGCCGAGGTAAGGTTAGAGGGGTGGCTGGGACTCTAATAAAACAACAAATTTTGAGACGCATGGGAGTGCGTATTCAGTACGTAGGAGTTAGGACTCGTGTTGTTTTGACATTACTTGGAACAACCTTGTAACCAAACTAGCATGACCTGTCTTTGTAATCTCTTGTCAGTTGTCATATATTAAATCGTTTTCCATATTATTTGAACACCTTCCGAGCCATCACATCACATTCTTCTCGCACGGCTACTTACCTTAACATATCTACTTGGGTAGCTGTTTGTTCACCACTTGCCCCATCATGCCTCATTGCCTTCAATAACAACATATTTTGCATAGTAAGCGTTTCTTTGTTCTGTGTTTTCACCAATCTTGAACATCATTTTTCGTTCGGGTTGCTAAAAGGATTTGCAGACATGGGACTCGTGACTCTTTTCGTTGCGTCTTCAATGCCGGTGCTCAAGGTGCTTTTGGTCACGGCTGTTGGTTCATTCCTTGCGCTAGACCATGTCAATATATTGTCCGAGGATGCGCGGAAGCATATCAACACTGTAAGAATATTTCTGTTTTCCTCATAAGTTATTTTTAGCTGCCATTTGTTTTCTTCTACCCTGGAAAGTAAATTAAAACAAGAATCAGTATAGTCCTGAATTACTTTGTTTGTTTGGTACTTGATTTTTATGAATTGGTTGAAACTGAGGGTTTGGATCAGACAACTATACGATGATAAACTGAATTTTCTGGGCTATTTTTTATTGTAAGGATTATATGGTCCCCTGTTTATAAGCTGAAATTGCATGAAACAAGCATAGCCAATGCCCCTTCTGCAATCTGAAAATATATAGTTCTTGCTGGTAACTGAGGGGCCTCAAACtgtaatataattttcagtAACTAACGGAGAATTTAATCTATTTAACTGTTAATCCATCTGGATTTGAATACAAAGAGATGTCTTATGTCACTATTCAGTTTTCACCTATTCATTCGTACGAGTTCTTGGTGCTGCACTAATCAGCTTACTCCTTGCTATATTCTAGCATTGTAGTACCTCCATTAATATCTTAAAAACATGATTTATTATTCAATGGCAAAGGTCTTCTTACATCACTGACATTTTCTGCTGACAGgttgtgttttatgtttttaatcCAGCGCTGATTATTGGCAACTTGTCCAAAACAGTAACATATGACAGCATGGTTAAATTGTgagttttattaataatcactATAACTTGAAGAACATATTTACTTACCTACGTGGATTTAATTTATTGAATTGCATTTCAATTTGATTTTAGGTGGTTCATGCCAGTGAATGTCTTCCTAACATTTTTGATTGGCTCCTTGCTTGGTTGGCTGGTTAACCTAATCACAAGACCTCCACCACATCTTCGAGGCCTTGTTATTGGCTGTTGTGCTGCAGGTAAGTATTGAAGGCAAACTAATTGTTTCTGTATAGTTTTGACTGAGGATTGAGAGTCTTGCAGTTCTTTAGGTACTGTGCCTATTTTTCCATCCCCACTAAATCAGGGCTTGACTTGCTACATCTATAGTAATAATACTAATCTGTATTGCTTCTTTATTGTTGTTAAACTATAATCTAGATACAAAGTAGAATGCTAATACCTTGTATgccaaaattattaatatactatGCTTTTTAGATATACTGTAGTTTTACAATCTAATGATTGCAGGGAACCTGGGCAACATTCTTATCATTATAGTCCCAGCAGTTTGTAAGGAGAAAGGAAGCCCTTTTGGAGATCCCAGTGTATGTAGTACATACGGAATGGCTTATGCTTCACTCTCTATGGCGGTATGTCCATTATTTTAATGCAAACTTCAGTATTATTTCTTGTTCTACTCTGGGTGTACATGTATCACACTTAAGTTTTCACTTTGATGGAATGAAATGGGGGACGACAGAATGAGTTTTGCGCAGTTATTTGGGGAGAATGTTTATAATTTACAATCCTATCGTTTCCAAAAAATTTAAAGTAGAACTCTATCCCTGTATTGTATCTCACTatttttggaaggaatgcttcattatgtttctttattttctttacaATCTTCATCATAGAACATTTCTACATTATCATTTTTGTTTACTATTACATCCTTTCTTTCTCCATGATATTGTTCATAATTTTTTGTTCCATTCTCTCAAAGAGGAGTAGAGGACACAGCCTTAGACCTCAAGTAGATTGAGCTTTATCATGCTACATCCACTTCTGAGAAGTTTGTTTATCACAAAAAAGTTGTCTTAAGTAAATATTTTAGACGTTCTGTACTGACTTTTCTGTATAGTTAGTACAcaccttagagcatctccaacagtgtcctaaagaggttccctaaatatataataaacaattcaaattccAAATAACAGGGATCCTATATTGAttgacaactccaacaatgatccttatTTATCTTCcctattattgttataatattaaattcaaattcttttaacaaaaagataACACAAAATATGTGGGAAAGAGTGTGCAAAAGGTgagagttgaatatttaatcattaaaaatgaaatgaggAATGGGTTAGGGATTCcctacttagagcatctccagcagagtcTTAACatgttccctaaatatataataaaatattcaatttttaagggattactacattttattgaatgggaactccaacaatattccctatttctattccctattattattataatattatattcaacttgtaagtaggagagagaaaggagggaaagaggaagaaaaaggagagaagtgaatattttattatttaaaatagtatgaggaatggttccacaatccttaaaaatgaggaatgaagtgggcatcctaactttttaagggatggctaggactctgctggagttgtgttttatgtCATATTCCTTATATTAATAGCTTAGGACACCatatagggaagctgctggagatgctcttatgagGAATGCAAATTGGATCCTAACAtttaggctgtgttcacttggatggaatgaaatgagaggagaatggaatgaaaaattatatagagattttatggagaaagaagaaaggatGAGCAaatagtgactaaatatgaatgagttcaattttttgtgataaagattgtaaaaaatatgatgtagagatggaatgagcattccttcaaaaacatgtgggatagaattctagttaaaatagtaggaattgaatgattgaaggaatgaaaattgtatatattttctttaatcaacaccatttttgggtacaaaattcattccattctttcttcattccattcactccaagtgaacacaaccttagggAATGAGTAGGGACTCTGCTGGAGTGAATTTTTGTGCATATTCCTTAAAATAATAGCTTAGGATCTCATATAGCTAATCTGctagagatgctcttagttgGTTTCTCATTATGAAATTGTTAGTGCTCAAATTCTAGCTTAAGCATAATTATTATGTAAATAAGTGTGATACTTTATCATCAGTTACTTATTTTGTGGTTGTTGCTGCACTGCAGTTGGGAGCTATCTTTTTGTGGGTTTATGTTTATAACATAGTTAGGATATCTCTCGAAGCAAATTGTGGTGATGTAAATGGTTCAGTTGTTAGTCACTCATCAACTTTAAAACCAGAGAGTTTCACCGAACCATTACTATCACCAAAAGAATACAACACATCTGAAGACAGCACCGATTCCTTACCTCTCACTACATTTGGCGGAAAAGCACAGGTAGATTActgcttctttttcttttatattcgTCATCCTTCTGGATCTCTTTGTTAACACGTTTATGGAAGTCTCGAATACAAATTtagattttactatttttttcttaaaattctgACAGTCAGCACTGAGCTACAGAAAAATGAAAGGAAACTTATGCTTTCATGTGTATTACCAATAACCAGTTTCTAGTTAAACATAAAACTCTTGATTATGCCACGATAAAGATAGATAGTCATTGTCCTGGAGTTTTTATACATGTACTGTTGTCCAGATAAGCATGAATTGATTAGAAGCTGGGACCAGAAAAgattacaattttttaaaagaaataatatggAATGCATCTAAAGCAGAAACTGCTAATAAAGAATACAAGTCTGTAGGACTTCTCCCTATCTTTAGTATCCCTCTCATTTCAGTTGAGTGGACTTGCCCCTTCACCGAAGGTATACTCTTTTTTCATAGAACAGGACTCTAAATTAGCCATTACCATGAGCTATAATTCTCTTTCTTATACGAAATTAGCATACTTCCAGCCCAGGTCTGCTTACCAGACATCTCTAAGCTATCTTTATAGCACATCCAACAAACTTTGTCATTTATCCCAAAAATACATAGTTCCATAACAGAAATTTGTAATTGTATTTCTCTAATTATTTAAAGTCAATGATTGTTTTGGCAGCAGGGGTTTACTGAAAAACTGAAGCTGAATGTAGCAAAAATCTCAAGGAAGCTCAATTTGAAGAGATTATTTGCCCCGTCAACAAATGGAGCAGTAAGGTCCTATCTTTTATGGTTAACGTTAAATGCCATATATCTACGATTGATATTGTTGGTAAAGTATTATCCTGTAAAACTTTTTGTGACATTAGGTCTTTATCATACAACAGCATGCAAAAGCAAcatcttttaaatatttgtaagtgAAGACACTGGTTAAAAGATGAGTGGTAACTTATCAGAGACCTTTTTCTT
Coding sequences:
- the LOC108223933 gene encoding protein PIN-LIKES 3 isoform X2, which encodes MVKLWFMPVNVFLTFLIGSLLGWLVNLITRPPPHLRGLVIGCCAAGNLGNILIIIVPAVCKEKGSPFGDPSVCSTYGMAYASLSMALGAIFLWVYVYNIVRISLEANCGDVNGSVVSHSSTLKPESFTEPLLSPKEYNTSEDSTDSLPLTTFGGKAQQGFTEKLKLNVAKISRKLNLKRLFAPSTNGAIVGFIVGLVPLLRNSVIGDEAPLRVIEDSTVMIGDAAVPVLTLIIGANLLKGLRASGVQKSMVVGVIVARHIALPLIGTLVVRTAVRFNLVHADPLYQFVLLLQFAVPPAMNMGTITQLFGKGESECSVIMLWTYACSIVSLTLWCTFFMWVVA
- the LOC108223933 gene encoding protein PIN-LIKES 3 isoform X3, whose protein sequence is MGLVTLFVASSMPVLKVLLVTAVGSFLALDHVNILSEDARKHINTVVFYVFNPALIIGNLSKTVTYDSMVKLWFMPVNVFLTFLIGSLLGWLVNLITRPPPHLRGLVIGCCAAGNLGNILIIIVPAVCKEKGSPFGDPSVCSTYGMAYASLSMALGAIFLWVYVYNIVRISLEANCGDVNGSVVSHSSTLKPESFTEPLLSPKEYNTSEDSTDSLPLTTFGGKAQQGFTEKLKLNVAKISRKLNLKRLFAPSTNGAIVGFIVGLVPLLRNSVIGDEAPLRVIEDSTVMIGDAAVPVLTLIIGANLLKGLRASGVQKSMVVGVIVARHIALPLIGTLVVRTAVRFNLVHADPLYQFVLLLQFAVPPAMNMGTITQLFGKGESECSVIMLWTYACSIVSLTLWCTFFMWVVA
- the LOC108223933 gene encoding protein PIN-LIKES 3 isoform X1, translated to MGLVTLFVASSMPVLKVLLVTAVGSFLALDHVNILSEDARKHINTVVFYVFNPALIIGNLSKTVTYDSMVKLWFMPVNVFLTFLIGSLLGWLVNLITRPPPHLRGLVIGCCAAGNLGNILIIIVPAVCKEKGSPFGDPSVCSTYGMAYASLSMALGAIFLWVYVYNIVRISLEANCGDVNGSVVSHSSTLKPESFTEPLLSPKEYNTSEDSTDSLPLTTFGGKAQGFTEKLKLNVAKISRKLNLKRLFAPSTNGAIVGFIVGLVPLLRNSVIGDEAPLRVIEDSTVMIGDAAVPVLTLIIGANLLKGLRASGVQKSMVVGVIVARHIALPLIGTLVVRTAVRFNLVHADPLYQFVLLLQFAVPPAMNMGTITQLFGKGESECSVIMLWTYACSIVSLTLWCTFFMWVVA